Proteins encoded in a region of the Manduca sexta isolate Smith_Timp_Sample1 chromosome 1, JHU_Msex_v1.0, whole genome shotgun sequence genome:
- the LOC115452181 gene encoding uncharacterized protein LOC115452181 isoform X2 has protein sequence MSTDPDKDTACPNASPNTSEVVNNNRSPQNEDFEKKKKKPSRSVTFPDEDQLVTQYFEPANPWHDVPSTTRAQLAAEYLESCRNHNTPPIDSVLQQIRELPESSIGGASRAPRLALTECALLGTAPADALEALLRKVQFRRLEIEHAAMDDEGAEALFDMIEYYESASVVSISGPRQFGIRGWQAASRMIKKSACLSELEVRESALEECHAPVLARALRPHTCRVRALCLQRALLCGEPLLCLVIALKSNSSVRELRLGDNRLSASDAAQLGSLLRFNTTIQLLDLSNNQIQDAGVGHIADALVEQAAQTPPSAATLAHVAQQLHESRGLAFLVLWNNQLTRNCATHLSKALRSSTSLCVLNIGRNAVGADVVRALCGAAGPGAAAGAGGGALVSLGLQAARLGPDAARPLADLLRASATLQRLDLRDNRLGGAGLQTILTAMQENSTLTQIDLDDPVEEQDVPDAEESEPAQVRRLTQALRARCAHNERSERGERGERRAQHRKISLTCNTAHALKTPLCPEEERRSGRLRSPAPSPAPSPAPSPSPAGSPVPHSRFSVTRVTPDRESSTDSSSPSTPTRPTYCPTPSRFKVVQVAEPPQIQVHPATQPRRSTSRFSVTRNYDSMYNPTHTSPSPSPSPSPIPHADGKPTDAPVKPVVVVPAVEKSIAAVVSTSVKGVAESIQDSKFETSCIPLQDVKVAPCINSSVGTNEAPAIVKDSVKNDAPCIVKEDVKSAASCITRSQDTEVKVVQSVVKENVRQDIEKETKKVENNLEVSVIAVTKSHPDRPGVRIVATPETVVPTSATPTPVEGLKTEISRVDVETRKGLITMPIAETTAASKPVPIPTVTPSGLTQSPKSTWSLDAKEAKDVASQTVGETEAIMIGNVSEVKLADKIDKDVAQIGTKEVPPEPLKPTVPDKTAIIPGPGPEIPKSAIIVSEIKSRLESPFEIKVGETDSVKDSLVKDKTYSDAVKCYKDKTEVSRSEVSSGDILKFETNLVSKSVEVNDNQKTDVKIEVTVTNEVRNANEEFVNIDDIKKQDTAMKQIEMLTEDLGNIIKEMRDLSTKNKKDLVSEYVNKFENVPANIRDSVVLKKNKSESSLDSPDLEVSRLMNKRLTGSPFCDSSSSLEVSGSSVESLNDNTQIISRPIIIQESIESDTELDRRKADVRLSTESSIESTSELTPVNNFLNTSVSSNESVSPIFGKITKIHDSLSSLEASVSSLESARQEKLMVTSADSGIEYSLQHPSENKEDNSSNEGTLTNNSSLKETTKKESFPLQETLTSSPKRASSLLDVPALKSKGLDRMRKISWVPPSSSFHIPRPESDRDAKPSHLEKLLSLFQHPTSLFSRGSQSDDERKSSSNTPPRKDSSLTSSFWSWGSTVEKDKDDRDDSSSEATDSTLSERVQVSFVDESFSRKLDSKTPSTDTDNTLSEFQSFPTQVSDTSEPTETNKRKVTDTTDDHLVQKCLVLSLKSDSGSNDNRASDADLVKPNDMNRNVCENAHAGDNNKNSGQATDEEVKEVRLDDFKADVVRPRSFAAVLKSSGSENSLEKQNSPETGQPVDKLPCKVIRGIKENISPENTLTPSMSNTKALAFELTERQVKNQPIVNAVWEVTAPLLDKELKTDDIKVQSDLAPIATIDETCDEAADNNIQLDFIDDDTIDKAVMSQEPSDKKIQDMEAVDVGKDALSYLIFENQEFETPKAQSSLAQELEEAELKEIIDLSPELIIDEAVEVPEVFTAKEIIGLKTSPVIPERAKLKKSNSLEDLSQLSNEGEKASPKPKMIVFKVPESTTPRDIPERRTKLRTRSGSSPKSLPESLNKPCPLAKMDSILSKKKKKVSSLGKMARDSLLALNMSEEEIAEFRRSYKLTSVESLRSLESVSEDANSQSGNSVDSRCRACLRTSQESLISLDSITEDCHCGEKPSRSAR, from the exons TTCCGTCGACGACGCGCGCGCAGCTCGCGGCGGAGTACCTCGAGTCTTGTCGGAATCACAACACGCCGCCTATCGACTCGGTTTTGCAACAGATACGG GAACTACCAGAATCATCAATCGGCGGCGCGTCGCGTGCGCCGCGTCTGGCCCTCACGGAGTGCGCGCTGCTCGGCACGGCGCCGGCGGACGCGCTCGAGGCGCTCCTGCGCAAGGTGCAGTTCAGGAGGCTGGAGATAGAACACGCCGCGATGGATGACGAGGGCGCG GAGGCGCTGTTCGACATGATAGAGTACTACGAGAGTGCGTCAGTGGTGTCCATCAGCGGGCCGAGGCAGTTCGGCATTAGGGGGTGGCAGGCGGCCTCCAGGATGATCAAGAAG AGCGCGTGCCTGTCGGAGCTGGAGGTGCGCGAGAGTGCGCTGGAGGAGTGTCACGCGCCGGTGCTGGCGCGCGCGCTCCGCCCGCACACGTGCCGCGTGCGCGCGCTCTGTCTGCAGCGCGCGCTGCTCTGCGGGGAGCCGCTACTGTGTCTGG TGATAGCGCTCAAGTCGAACAGTTCAGTGCGGGAGTTGCGGCTCGGCGACAACCGTCTGTCCGCGTCGGACGCGGCGCAGCTCGGCTCGCTGCTGCGGTTCAACACCACCATACAGCTTCTGGACCTGTCCAACAACCAGATACAG GATGCTGGAGTGGGTCACATAGCGGACGCGCTAGTGGAGCAGGCTGCGCAGACGCCGCCGTCGGCCGCCACCCTCGCCCATGTCGCCCAACAACT CCACGAGTCGCGAGGCCTAGCTTTCCTGGTCCTCTGGAACAATCAGCTGACAAGAAACTGTGCCACACATCTCAGCAAGGCGCTG CGTTCGTCGACGTCCCTGTGCGTGCTCAACATCGGGCGCAACGCCGTCGGCGCCGACGTGGTGCGCGCGCTGTGTGGCGCGGCGGGcccgggcgcggcggcgggcgcggggggcgGAGCGCTCGTGTCGCTCGGGCTGCAGGCCGCCAGGCTCGGGCCCGACGCCGCGCGACCGCTCGCGGACCTGCTGCGAGCGTCTGCCACGCTGCAG AGGCTAGACCTTCGCGACAACAGGCTGGGCGGTGCGGGCCTGCAGACCATACTGACGGCCATGCAGGAGAACAGCACGCTCACCCAGATCGACCTGGACGACCCTGTG GAGGAGCAGGACGTACCAGACGCGGAGGAGAGCGAGCCGGCGCAGGTGCGGCGCCTGACGCAGGCGCTGCGCGCGCGCTGCGCTCACAACGAGCGCTCCGAGCGCGGGGagcgcggcgagcggcgcgcgcAGCACCGCAAGATCAGCCTCACCTGCAACACTGCGCACGCGCTCAAG ACGCCGCTGTGTCCCGAGGAGGAGCGCCGCTCGGGCCGGCTGCGGTCGCCGGCGCCGTCGCCCGCGCCCTCGCCCGCGCCCTCGCCCTCGCCCGCCGGCAGCCCCGTGCCACACTCGCGGTTCTCC GTGACTCGAGTGACGCCGGACCGCGAGTCGTCGACGGACAGCTCCAGCCCTTCGACCCCCACGCGGCCCACGTACTGTCCCACGCCGTCGAGGttcaaagtggtccag GTAGCCGAGCCACCGCAGATTCAAGTCCACCCAGCTACACAACCGCGCCGCAGCACCTCGCGTTTCTCAGTGACGAGGAACTACGACAGCATGTACAACCCGACGCACACGTCGCCGTCACCATCACCATCACCGTCGCCAATACCGCACGCTGATGGTAAACCCACGGATGCACCGGTGAAACCGGTTGTGGTGGTACCAGCAGTGGAGAAAAGTATTGCAGCTGTAGTGAGTACGAGTGTAAAGGGTGTTGCTGAATCAATACAGGATTCTAAATTTGAAACATCTTGTATACCCTTACAAGATGTGAAAGTTGCACCATGTATAAATTCAAGTGTAGGGACAAATGAAGCACCAGCGATTGTGAAGGATTCTGTGAAAAATGACGCACCATGTATAGTAAAGGAGGATGTAAAAAGTGCAGCATCTTGTATAACAAGATCACAGGATACTGAAGTAAAGGTTGTACAGAGTGTAGTCAAAGAAAATGTCCGTCAAGATATAGAGAAGGAAACGAAAaaagttgaaaataatttagaagTAAGTGTTATCGCAGTGACTAAGAGTCATCCAGACAGGCCTGGGGTCAGAATTGTTGCAACCCCAGAGACTGTTGTACCCACCTCTGCGACACCTACTCCAGTAGAAGGGTTAAAAACAGAAATATCAAGAGTTGATGTAGAAACTAGAAAAGGGTTAATTACTATGCCAATAGCTGAGACAACGGCAGCTTCAAAACCAGTTCCAATACCAACAGTTACCCCAAGTGGACTCACCCAAAGTCCTAAAAGTACATGGTCTTTAGACGCCAAAGAAGCTAAAGACGTGGCGAGTCAAACTGTTGGTGAAACAGAGGCAATCATGATTGGCAACGTCAGTGAAGTGAAACTAGCTGATAAAATTGATAAAGATGTGGCTCAAATAGGGACCAAAGAAGTTCCACCAGAACCATTAAAACCTACAGTACCTGATAAGACAGCAATAATACCAGGACCTGGTCCGGAAATACCCAAATCAGCAATAATAGTGTCAGAAATTAAATCTAGACTTGAATCGCCGTTTGAGATTAAAGTTGGTGAGACTGATAGTGTTAAAGACAGTTTAGTGAAGGATAAAACTTACAGTGACGCGGTAAAGTGTTATAAAGACAAAACAGAAGTGTCACGTAGTGAAGTGTCGAGTGGTGATATACTCAAATTCGAAACTAATCTAGTTTCGAAAAGTGTTGAGGTTAATGACAATCAAAAAACTGACGTTAAGATAGAAGTAACGGTCACGAATGAGGTTAGAAACGCGAATGAAGAGTTCGTTAATATAGACGACATAAAGAAGCAAGACACGGCGATGAAACAGATAGAAATGCTGACCGAAGACTTAGGAAATATAATAAAGGAGATGCGTGATCTATCAACGAAGAATAAAAAGGATTTAGTTAgcgaatatgtaaataaatttgaaaatgtacCTGCTAATATACGAGATAGTGTAGttcttaagaaaaataaaagtgaatcGAGTTTGGATAGTCCAGATTTGGAGGTATCGCGGTTGATGAACAAGAGGTTGACCGGAAGTCCGTTTTGTGATAGTAGCTCGTCGCTCGAAGTGTCTGGCAGTTCTGTGGAGAGCCTTAACGACAATACGCAGATAATATCCAGACCTATAATCATCCAGGAGTCTATAGAATCAGACACAGAGCTGGACAGAAGAAAAGCTGATGTCAGATTGTCTACGGAGAGCAGCATAGAGTCGACGAGCGAGCTGACGCCGgtgaataactttttaaatacatcaGTCAGTTCAAATGAAAGCGTGTCGCCTATTTTCGGCAAGATAACGAAGATTCACGATTCGCTTTCAAGTTTGGAAGCCAGTGTCAGCTCGCTGGAATCAGCTAGGCAGGAGAAGTTAATGGTGACGTCAGCTGATTCCGGAATAGAGTATTCTCTACAACATCCGTCGGAGAATAAAGAGGATAATTCGTCAAACGAAGGAACTCTTACAAACAACTCTAGCTTGAAAGAGACTACGAAGAAGGAGAGCTTTCCACTACAAGAGACGTTAACGTCATCGCCGAAACGAGCATCAAGCTTGCTCGACGTGCCAGCGCTAAAGAGTAAGGGTTTGGACCGCATGAGGAAGATATCTTGGGTCCCTCCGTCGTCCAGTTTTCATATACCAAGACCGGAATCCGACAGAGATGCAAAACCCTCACATTTAGAAAAGTTGTTGAGCCTTTTCCAGCACCCGACAAGTCTCTTTTCAAGAGGTTCTCAAAGCGATGATGAGAGAAAGTCCAGCTCAAACACTCCGCCAAGGAAAGACTCTTCTCTTACCAGCTCTTTCTGGTCGTGGGGAAGTACTGTAGAAAAGGACAAGGACGATAGAGACGACAGCTCCTCCGAGGCGACAGACTCGACGCTGTCCGAGCGGGTCCAAGTCTCATTTGTAGACGAGTCTTTTTCAAGAAAACTGGATAGTAAAACGCCATCAACTGACACAGATAACACTCTCAGCGAGTTCCAATCCTTCCCCACTCAAGTGTCAGACACAAGCGAGCCGACAGAAACGAACAAACGCAAAGTTACCGACACCACCGATGACCATTTAGtacaaaaatgtttagttttaagCTTAAAAAGTGACTCCGGCTCTAACGATAATAGAGCTAGTGATGCAGATCTCGTGAAGCCCAACGATATGAATAGGAATGTATGTGAAAACGCCCACGCGGGCGATAATAATAAGAATTCAGGTCAAGCGACGGATGAGGAGGTTAAGGAGGTCAGACTGGACGACTTTAAGGCTGACGTGGTAAGGCCCAGGTCGTTCGCAGCCGTACTCAAGTCTTCAGGGTCTGAAAATTCTTTGGAGAAGCAGAATAGTCCTGAAACAGGACAGCCTGTTGACAAATTGCCTTGCAAAGTCATTAGGGGTATTAAAGAGAATATCAGTCCTGAAAACACATTGACCCCTAGTATGAGTAACACAAAAGCCTTAGCATTCGAATTAACTGAAAGACAAGTGAAGAACCAGCCAATAGTAAACGCAGTGTGGGAAGTCACAGCACCGTTGTTAGACAAAGAACTCAAAACTGATGATATTAAGGTGCAGAGTGATTTAGCACCGATAGCAACTATAGATGAAACTTGTGATGAAGCGGCTGATAATAACATCCAATTGGATTTTATTGATGATGACACCATTGATAAAGCTGTGATGTCACAGGAACCTAGTGATAAGAAAATACAAGACATGGAAGCAGTAGATGTAGGAAAAGATGCTCTTTCGTACTTAATATTCGAAAATCAAGAATTCGAAACTCCAAAAGCGCAAAGCTCTCTCGCTCAGGAATTGGAAGAGGCGGAATTAAAGGAAATAATCGATTTATCGCCAGAATTGATAATCGATGAAGCAGTTGAAGTGCCAGAGGTCTTTACAGCGAAAGAAATAATAGGACTTAAGACCTCTCCCGTGATACCCGAGAGAGCTAAGCTAAAGAAATCGAATTCGTTAGAAGACTTATCGCAGTTGAGTAACGAAGGCGAGAAGGCCAGTCCAAAGCCGAAAATGATTGTGTTCAAAGTGCCCGAAAGCACTACGCCGCGCGATATACCCGAAAGACGAACGAAACTGCGCACCAGAAGTGGCTCTAGTCCGAAATCCTTGCCAGAAAGTTTGAACAAGCCATGTCCGTTGGCAAAAATGGACTCTATTTTGtctaaaaaaaagaagaaagtcTCTTCCTTGGGCAAGATGGCCCGTGATTCGTTATTAGCATTGAATATGAGCGAAGAAGAGATTGCCGAGTTTCGCAGATCTTATAAATTGACTTCGGTAGAGAGTTTGCGAAGTTTGGAATCGGTTTCCGAAGATGCGAATTCTCAGAGCGGAAATTCCGTCGACTCTAGATGTAGAGCGTGTCTTAGGACGTCGCAAGAGAGTCTAATATCGCTTGATTCCATCACCGAGGATTGCCATTGCGGCGAGAAACCGAGCAGGTCGGCTAGATAA
- the LOC115452181 gene encoding uncharacterized protein LOC115452181 isoform X1, translated as MSPNNCPLLGSHESRGLAFLVLWNNQLTRNCATHLSKALRSSTSLCVLNIGRNAVGADVVRALCGAAGPGAAAGAGGGALVSLGLQAARLGPDAARPLADLLRASATLQRLDLRDNRLGGAGLQTILTAMQENSTLTQIDLDDPVEEQDVPDAEESEPAQVRRLTQALRARCAHNERSERGERGERRAQHRKISLTCNTAHALKTPLCPEEERRSGRLRSPAPSPAPSPAPSPSPAGSPVPHSRFSVTRVTPDRESSTDSSSPSTPTRPTYCPTPSRFKVVQVAEPPQIQVHPATQPRRSTSRFSVTRNYDSMYNPTHTSPSPSPSPSPIPHADGKPTDAPVKPVVVVPAVEKSIAAVVSTSVKGVAESIQDSKFETSCIPLQDVKVAPCINSSVGTNEAPAIVKDSVKNDAPCIVKEDVKSAASCITRSQDTEVKVVQSVVKENVRQDIEKETKKVENNLEVSVIAVTKSHPDRPGVRIVATPETVVPTSATPTPVEGLKTEISRVDVETRKGLITMPIAETTAASKPVPIPTVTPSGLTQSPKSTWSLDAKEAKDVASQTVGETEAIMIGNVSEVKLADKIDKDVAQIGTKEVPPEPLKPTVPDKTAIIPGPGPEIPKSAIIVSEIKSRLESPFEIKVGETDSVKDSLVKDKTYSDAVKCYKDKTEVSRSEVSSGDILKFETNLVSKSVEVNDNQKTDVKIEVTVTNEVRNANEEFVNIDDIKKQDTAMKQIEMLTEDLGNIIKEMRDLSTKNKKDLVSEYVNKFENVPANIRDSVVLKKNKSESSLDSPDLEVSRLMNKRLTGSPFCDSSSSLEVSGSSVESLNDNTQIISRPIIIQESIESDTELDRRKADVRLSTESSIESTSELTPVNNFLNTSVSSNESVSPIFGKITKIHDSLSSLEASVSSLESARQEKLMVTSADSGIEYSLQHPSENKEDNSSNEGTLTNNSSLKETTKKESFPLQETLTSSPKRASSLLDVPALKSKGLDRMRKISWVPPSSSFHIPRPESDRDAKPSHLEKLLSLFQHPTSLFSRGSQSDDERKSSSNTPPRKDSSLTSSFWSWGSTVEKDKDDRDDSSSEATDSTLSERVQVSFVDESFSRKLDSKTPSTDTDNTLSEFQSFPTQVSDTSEPTETNKRKVTDTTDDHLVQKCLVLSLKSDSGSNDNRASDADLVKPNDMNRNVCENAHAGDNNKNSGQATDEEVKEVRLDDFKADVVRPRSFAAVLKSSGSENSLEKQNSPETGQPVDKLPCKVIRGIKENISPENTLTPSMSNTKALAFELTERQVKNQPIVNAVWEVTAPLLDKELKTDDIKVQSDLAPIATIDETCDEAADNNIQLDFIDDDTIDKAVMSQEPSDKKIQDMEAVDVGKDALSYLIFENQEFETPKAQSSLAQELEEAELKEIIDLSPELIIDEAVEVPEVFTAKEIIGLKTSPVIPERAKLKKSNSLEDLSQLSNEGEKASPKPKMIVFKVPESTTPRDIPERRTKLRTRSGSSPKSLPESLNKPCPLAKMDSILSKKKKKVSSLGKMARDSLLALNMSEEEIAEFRRSYKLTSVESLRSLESVSEDANSQSGNSVDSRCRACLRTSQESLISLDSITEDCHCGEKPSRSAR; from the exons ATGTCGCCCAACAACTGTCCGT TACTGGGCAGCCACGAGTCGCGAGGCCTAGCTTTCCTGGTCCTCTGGAACAATCAGCTGACAAGAAACTGTGCCACACATCTCAGCAAGGCGCTG CGTTCGTCGACGTCCCTGTGCGTGCTCAACATCGGGCGCAACGCCGTCGGCGCCGACGTGGTGCGCGCGCTGTGTGGCGCGGCGGGcccgggcgcggcggcgggcgcggggggcgGAGCGCTCGTGTCGCTCGGGCTGCAGGCCGCCAGGCTCGGGCCCGACGCCGCGCGACCGCTCGCGGACCTGCTGCGAGCGTCTGCCACGCTGCAG AGGCTAGACCTTCGCGACAACAGGCTGGGCGGTGCGGGCCTGCAGACCATACTGACGGCCATGCAGGAGAACAGCACGCTCACCCAGATCGACCTGGACGACCCTGTG GAGGAGCAGGACGTACCAGACGCGGAGGAGAGCGAGCCGGCGCAGGTGCGGCGCCTGACGCAGGCGCTGCGCGCGCGCTGCGCTCACAACGAGCGCTCCGAGCGCGGGGagcgcggcgagcggcgcgcgcAGCACCGCAAGATCAGCCTCACCTGCAACACTGCGCACGCGCTCAAG ACGCCGCTGTGTCCCGAGGAGGAGCGCCGCTCGGGCCGGCTGCGGTCGCCGGCGCCGTCGCCCGCGCCCTCGCCCGCGCCCTCGCCCTCGCCCGCCGGCAGCCCCGTGCCACACTCGCGGTTCTCC GTGACTCGAGTGACGCCGGACCGCGAGTCGTCGACGGACAGCTCCAGCCCTTCGACCCCCACGCGGCCCACGTACTGTCCCACGCCGTCGAGGttcaaagtggtccag GTAGCCGAGCCACCGCAGATTCAAGTCCACCCAGCTACACAACCGCGCCGCAGCACCTCGCGTTTCTCAGTGACGAGGAACTACGACAGCATGTACAACCCGACGCACACGTCGCCGTCACCATCACCATCACCGTCGCCAATACCGCACGCTGATGGTAAACCCACGGATGCACCGGTGAAACCGGTTGTGGTGGTACCAGCAGTGGAGAAAAGTATTGCAGCTGTAGTGAGTACGAGTGTAAAGGGTGTTGCTGAATCAATACAGGATTCTAAATTTGAAACATCTTGTATACCCTTACAAGATGTGAAAGTTGCACCATGTATAAATTCAAGTGTAGGGACAAATGAAGCACCAGCGATTGTGAAGGATTCTGTGAAAAATGACGCACCATGTATAGTAAAGGAGGATGTAAAAAGTGCAGCATCTTGTATAACAAGATCACAGGATACTGAAGTAAAGGTTGTACAGAGTGTAGTCAAAGAAAATGTCCGTCAAGATATAGAGAAGGAAACGAAAaaagttgaaaataatttagaagTAAGTGTTATCGCAGTGACTAAGAGTCATCCAGACAGGCCTGGGGTCAGAATTGTTGCAACCCCAGAGACTGTTGTACCCACCTCTGCGACACCTACTCCAGTAGAAGGGTTAAAAACAGAAATATCAAGAGTTGATGTAGAAACTAGAAAAGGGTTAATTACTATGCCAATAGCTGAGACAACGGCAGCTTCAAAACCAGTTCCAATACCAACAGTTACCCCAAGTGGACTCACCCAAAGTCCTAAAAGTACATGGTCTTTAGACGCCAAAGAAGCTAAAGACGTGGCGAGTCAAACTGTTGGTGAAACAGAGGCAATCATGATTGGCAACGTCAGTGAAGTGAAACTAGCTGATAAAATTGATAAAGATGTGGCTCAAATAGGGACCAAAGAAGTTCCACCAGAACCATTAAAACCTACAGTACCTGATAAGACAGCAATAATACCAGGACCTGGTCCGGAAATACCCAAATCAGCAATAATAGTGTCAGAAATTAAATCTAGACTTGAATCGCCGTTTGAGATTAAAGTTGGTGAGACTGATAGTGTTAAAGACAGTTTAGTGAAGGATAAAACTTACAGTGACGCGGTAAAGTGTTATAAAGACAAAACAGAAGTGTCACGTAGTGAAGTGTCGAGTGGTGATATACTCAAATTCGAAACTAATCTAGTTTCGAAAAGTGTTGAGGTTAATGACAATCAAAAAACTGACGTTAAGATAGAAGTAACGGTCACGAATGAGGTTAGAAACGCGAATGAAGAGTTCGTTAATATAGACGACATAAAGAAGCAAGACACGGCGATGAAACAGATAGAAATGCTGACCGAAGACTTAGGAAATATAATAAAGGAGATGCGTGATCTATCAACGAAGAATAAAAAGGATTTAGTTAgcgaatatgtaaataaatttgaaaatgtacCTGCTAATATACGAGATAGTGTAGttcttaagaaaaataaaagtgaatcGAGTTTGGATAGTCCAGATTTGGAGGTATCGCGGTTGATGAACAAGAGGTTGACCGGAAGTCCGTTTTGTGATAGTAGCTCGTCGCTCGAAGTGTCTGGCAGTTCTGTGGAGAGCCTTAACGACAATACGCAGATAATATCCAGACCTATAATCATCCAGGAGTCTATAGAATCAGACACAGAGCTGGACAGAAGAAAAGCTGATGTCAGATTGTCTACGGAGAGCAGCATAGAGTCGACGAGCGAGCTGACGCCGgtgaataactttttaaatacatcaGTCAGTTCAAATGAAAGCGTGTCGCCTATTTTCGGCAAGATAACGAAGATTCACGATTCGCTTTCAAGTTTGGAAGCCAGTGTCAGCTCGCTGGAATCAGCTAGGCAGGAGAAGTTAATGGTGACGTCAGCTGATTCCGGAATAGAGTATTCTCTACAACATCCGTCGGAGAATAAAGAGGATAATTCGTCAAACGAAGGAACTCTTACAAACAACTCTAGCTTGAAAGAGACTACGAAGAAGGAGAGCTTTCCACTACAAGAGACGTTAACGTCATCGCCGAAACGAGCATCAAGCTTGCTCGACGTGCCAGCGCTAAAGAGTAAGGGTTTGGACCGCATGAGGAAGATATCTTGGGTCCCTCCGTCGTCCAGTTTTCATATACCAAGACCGGAATCCGACAGAGATGCAAAACCCTCACATTTAGAAAAGTTGTTGAGCCTTTTCCAGCACCCGACAAGTCTCTTTTCAAGAGGTTCTCAAAGCGATGATGAGAGAAAGTCCAGCTCAAACACTCCGCCAAGGAAAGACTCTTCTCTTACCAGCTCTTTCTGGTCGTGGGGAAGTACTGTAGAAAAGGACAAGGACGATAGAGACGACAGCTCCTCCGAGGCGACAGACTCGACGCTGTCCGAGCGGGTCCAAGTCTCATTTGTAGACGAGTCTTTTTCAAGAAAACTGGATAGTAAAACGCCATCAACTGACACAGATAACACTCTCAGCGAGTTCCAATCCTTCCCCACTCAAGTGTCAGACACAAGCGAGCCGACAGAAACGAACAAACGCAAAGTTACCGACACCACCGATGACCATTTAGtacaaaaatgtttagttttaagCTTAAAAAGTGACTCCGGCTCTAACGATAATAGAGCTAGTGATGCAGATCTCGTGAAGCCCAACGATATGAATAGGAATGTATGTGAAAACGCCCACGCGGGCGATAATAATAAGAATTCAGGTCAAGCGACGGATGAGGAGGTTAAGGAGGTCAGACTGGACGACTTTAAGGCTGACGTGGTAAGGCCCAGGTCGTTCGCAGCCGTACTCAAGTCTTCAGGGTCTGAAAATTCTTTGGAGAAGCAGAATAGTCCTGAAACAGGACAGCCTGTTGACAAATTGCCTTGCAAAGTCATTAGGGGTATTAAAGAGAATATCAGTCCTGAAAACACATTGACCCCTAGTATGAGTAACACAAAAGCCTTAGCATTCGAATTAACTGAAAGACAAGTGAAGAACCAGCCAATAGTAAACGCAGTGTGGGAAGTCACAGCACCGTTGTTAGACAAAGAACTCAAAACTGATGATATTAAGGTGCAGAGTGATTTAGCACCGATAGCAACTATAGATGAAACTTGTGATGAAGCGGCTGATAATAACATCCAATTGGATTTTATTGATGATGACACCATTGATAAAGCTGTGATGTCACAGGAACCTAGTGATAAGAAAATACAAGACATGGAAGCAGTAGATGTAGGAAAAGATGCTCTTTCGTACTTAATATTCGAAAATCAAGAATTCGAAACTCCAAAAGCGCAAAGCTCTCTCGCTCAGGAATTGGAAGAGGCGGAATTAAAGGAAATAATCGATTTATCGCCAGAATTGATAATCGATGAAGCAGTTGAAGTGCCAGAGGTCTTTACAGCGAAAGAAATAATAGGACTTAAGACCTCTCCCGTGATACCCGAGAGAGCTAAGCTAAAGAAATCGAATTCGTTAGAAGACTTATCGCAGTTGAGTAACGAAGGCGAGAAGGCCAGTCCAAAGCCGAAAATGATTGTGTTCAAAGTGCCCGAAAGCACTACGCCGCGCGATATACCCGAAAGACGAACGAAACTGCGCACCAGAAGTGGCTCTAGTCCGAAATCCTTGCCAGAAAGTTTGAACAAGCCATGTCCGTTGGCAAAAATGGACTCTATTTTGtctaaaaaaaagaagaaagtcTCTTCCTTGGGCAAGATGGCCCGTGATTCGTTATTAGCATTGAATATGAGCGAAGAAGAGATTGCCGAGTTTCGCAGATCTTATAAATTGACTTCGGTAGAGAGTTTGCGAAGTTTGGAATCGGTTTCCGAAGATGCGAATTCTCAGAGCGGAAATTCCGTCGACTCTAGATGTAGAGCGTGTCTTAGGACGTCGCAAGAGAGTCTAATATCGCTTGATTCCATCACCGAGGATTGCCATTGCGGCGAGAAACCGAGCAGGTCGGCTAGATAA